The genomic stretch taacgtttaacgcgatcatgagtgtaaagaaaacgaattatttcgaacctgccaattGTAAACGTTATATAGCGATTATGGTATATACACAGCATAATAGCCATgcgacatctgtgaaactcgctcttctgcgtgttttctcattttgcatatttaataaactttttaaacagaaattacagagccatataagtgcacatactatgtttgataattcattcgtttgttggatattgtttgctgttttaaacacatattaggtcatatcgcggagatttagttaaccttaacatgtgttcatgggcgaactcacgttttcaagtcgtattcgactatgtgctcatacctactttcggtaaacataatgaaattattgccgttcttaacgaacaaacacgtctaagcttattgaattagagaaaaaacaataatcaaaagagaaaaattatatgttaatgcacatgggcatgtgaaatcacgtccgtacacaaaACATCATTAGcataggaaaggaaacaacggaatataaagtttggtatgatatacatgtgaatttaaagagcatggtgttattaaagagcatgtcaagttttgaatatacgtaacgtaatgttatagcccacaaacgttttactgtaacagaacttttttttttagataagtggtacagaaaatacacgtcgaatattttttttaaagatatttcttgttatatttgatcgagaatataacccgcctcccagtttcgctgaatgggtcaagttccccacgggtactacttccccgtacccccacttttttttcgtacccacttatttttcgtatccaattttttttcgtacccaattttttgtgtacccaatttttttttcgtacccacatttttttcgtaatcaatttttttttcgtacccaatgtttttttgcataatgtTTCTACCCAAAATTTGCGTACCCATTTTTGTtgtcgtacccaaaattttcgtacccacatacacaattgtggtgatgtagataaacttaaattgatgcttttatattcatcctcttcaaaagcatcgtcacaccagtgctgtcagtactttgatcaAAATCGGAGCCTCTATATAGCAACCACGCATACAGCGAGCCAGCGTACGGCAGTCATCGACACGAGTAACTAGGTATATAACCAAAACGTAGCACGAgccaaatattaatatatacttCCAGTCCATATCATATCGTACGGGGTCTTACTTAGACGTGTAATAATTAAGTCGTTCTGCGTAACATTTTTTCACGGGTCTTTCGATTTTTACATGATTTAGCCGTACTGTATCGAAAATAACTATGGTTGATTTTCGTAGAGTTATTTCATGTCAACTTTAAATATATGACTTAATACACCATACGGAATCTAACTCGCATAATATGGAATATAAAACACGACCACCACGTGACCACTCTggctaataaaaaataatttccttttagACATATAGCACCTACTGAGAGCCAGAGAACTGCATTCCAAGGTAGTCACCATTGGCGTCACAGTGGGGTTTCTCCAACCCTAGCAGCATGTGTTGGGAGGCTTCAAGCCTGGCGTTCACTTCCGCTAGCTTGGTGGCGCACGGGCCTTGAAGAATAAAGACAGCtacttttaattaattaaagatTATTTGACAAGTTTGGCTGATTTTCTTTCGgaaaaatgacaacaaatatcaTCGTGAAACTAAACAAGCGCACCACAATTTGCAGTCCTCGACCTGAGCCCACTGTAGTAATATGAAGTTCGGATATTTAGTTAAgccttttatgcctagtggactctcccatccgtctaaattggatcaatttatttcacaaattagggatgtctagtatatttatttctatatttagaatatttcttacagaaatttctttaagcaaacagcgcagaccctgatgagtcgccgcatcatgcggcgtctcatcagggtctacgctgttgtccaaggccttttttctagacgctaggcataaattggttaaacaaAATGTAACAGCTCACagtaaatagaaaaaaattcgtATCATCTTTTTTCATCCCTCGGTATAGGACTAAAGCTCCAGTTACTTTTTATGTGACCGAACGCTGTTCACAGGAAGTTTATCTGAGCTCAGTATATGCTAACGTTGTTTGCGTGCGGGTGCATCTCACTCGAGCAGTAATGTTTTTTAACTGCgtcaatacaaatgtatttgtttgaataaacggAAATAAAATCTATGGGAACTACTATTTAAGACGAAACATATTATACACAATGAGACATGTATTGAAATACTTATGAACCACTAAATAACTTATCGCATGATAACATTTttaagcggcccatccacactcattatcattgtcaattttatttactcaataatattgacagaaCATTGTTTTCACCTCAAGTGTACAAactatttatcaatattttgttcaattgtACTTCGGTTATCATTCAAACAAGAATGAAAatacgtcaataaatatttgagatcTCTGATTTTCGTCAATACATTGACGGTGTCTTCAATATCATCCATTCACATTCAATTTAATTGTCAATtttcattattgacaataaaattgacaatgaaattgtgtgtggatgggccgctcTAAGCATAGTACAATTTTTATACGAtcgtattattttaatttatgatatGCCTCATTTGTATGTTTTTTACGTGCCTTTGCAACTGTATTAAAGGGATTTCAAGGGTTATCCTTTAAATTATAGATCATTAAATATGCTCATTAACATATCAATATTTTTTGGAAAGCTCTTTACTTATCATAGTTATTAGAAAAAATGGtttacccatgtatgcctagcgtttagataaaaggcttggcaaacagcgtagaccaagatgagacgccgcatgatgcggcgtctcatcagggtctgcgctgtttgcttaaaggaatttctgtaagaaatattctaaatatagaaattaatatacaagacatccataagtttggaaataaattgatccaatttagaaggatgggagagtccactaggtataaatgggtttaAAAACTGCAAGCCCCACTATTCGAAGCCGATATTTCTGGAAGCGAAATCCAATCGCTACCAATGTGCCCCGAAATGCAAGCGAAGGAAGAAGAAATCACAAACGATATGTTAATGTATACTACACGTATTTCCAAAAATTATCTAGAAAAAGCGTTCCATACACGTTATTAATTTACCaatatttaatgatgtttatccATGTTTATGAAGCGCTACTTTTTAGTCAGGAGTGTATAACATGACGCATACATTCTATTTTGAACATGTTAACATTCTTTCGAAAATTGTAATTTCTAGATGGTGTGAAGAAGTCCCTTTAAGTATTGTACATCATTGTTGTTAATATGTTCTTATTTTAAAGAGaataaagtatatacatgtatctacatATCTCATTGTATCCACCACGAAAGCGTCTTGAAGGCAGCACAGACCATTAAGGCCTGTATATCGACTTGACTTTAGAGACATTTCAGGCTTCAAACTGTGGCTCAGTTTATCAATAGACGTAAAATCCTTCGGGACAAATATAGAATCTTATCAGTCTTGCGCGTTGTAAATTAAGTTGAGGACATCGCGTGATCGCTTCGGGAAAAAACAATGGTGATTGTGCAATGGCGATTCATATTTTTCTAATACAGTACTCCCTAAATAATTGTTGGTGTTAACAAGCATATAcaagcaaacataataataaacaacatCATCGCCGTCGTCATCATATCGATCGATTATCAATTTAGTCTTTATCAGTatcaataataacaacaaaaacaaccaaAACAACGTGCGCCCCCTTTTCAGCACCATGAGAATCGTAATacatatcatcattatcatcatcttctcATCATCATGTGGGGAttgtggtctagtggtaggatgctggacTAGGGATCTGAAGGgtcctggttcgaatcccgctcgGGGCACTGGATATTTCTGAGCAAAAAAATAATCCCATGCTTGCTCCTCCCCACCCAAGTGTATAATTGgatacctgtgagggaaataagtcaataTGCCGTGGCTGCCTTcggcgccatatgtaaacggacgacttaaatcccagtgatcgggagATAATGTCGAAGACGGCTGAAGATGCATACggtatcgaagcagactataaaccgcacctttaaccttcaTGATCATGGTTACCGGTAACCATAAATCTAatttcatcatcattttcatcatgaATCATTCCTGCCTGATCTGCATATTCACTATCGTCGACAAGTATAATCCGTTCAATATCATTTAAGCGACATTTTACGTGAACGACGTATActtattaaatacaaacaattttaaaaactatACTTAAAGAAACGCTGTAAAGATATTATTATTTACTATCCCCACCGGTCGAGCGTTTCTCCACCAGAGGCTTGCACGTAAAGGTCTTGAAGTCACACTGAAGACCAGAGGCGCATTCCGACGTGGCCGGCACTCCCAGTAAGAACGTAGCGCGACAGCTATCCCCTTCCGCTGAAATAGAAATATGTAAACCTGTCTCTGTGTATGTAGTTCGAAATTTACGAGGTCCCTCCACGCCCGAAACTGTATTATGTGAGAAATCAGAATGTGTTCCGGCACACATTCTTacatatcaaaattgaaaaaaagtgaacTTTGAACTACAGCTGACAGTTTCAATCTGTTTGGAATGTATGTACTCCAATATACTGGGGTCATTTACGGTACTAGGCGCGCGTATGAATCGTAAGTGAGAGAGGGCAACCGGAGTACCTGGAGGATACTCCCCGCGTCCATAACGATGGCCACTAAGCAAACTCAAAGGCACTCACTCAGGAGTGGAAAGCGAACCCGGCTCGGCAAGGTGAGGAGCGCGTGTATCAACGACAACGCTTAAAGGACAGTCTTGAACGTGTCTGTTAATGACGGTTCGAAATAAAAATCGTCCGATTTCTTCGTTAGCAACTTTTTTTGCTTATAAAATGTAGTATGTGATACGTTATATGAACGCCGAGGTtctcaatattatatttttaaacattcaacGTTTAAATGATGTTAAACGTGTTACAAATCGTAAATTGTACATATAACTTACCTAACTGCGTAATGCACGAATCACAACAGCCGCAAAATCCACCATTTTGCTTCACCATCCCGTTGCAGTTGTCATTGGTAACTGAGGCGCAGTCGACCGTGTCGCAGATATTTGGAGGGCACACGATCAAGCCTTTGGTCCATCCGACCAGCACAACAAGCGATAGAACCTTCAGCATTTTGTTTCGTcttcaaaactttgtttaaatgtaGGCAGAGGGGAGCGCGATCCAGATATGACGCGGGTTTGTGGTATGTCTACCTTTTATACAAAACCATGTACAATAGAAAGATAAGACATGGTTCACATTGCGAAATGGCATTTAAGTTCACGAAAACAGATTGTGACTCCAAAGTCGTCCACAAACTGAGTGATATCGTTTTCGTATGTCCATCAACCAGCTCAACTATTTGAGGACTATAAACGACTACAACACTATAGATGCAGTTTATGATATGCTAGACAAATTAAGTTTCGTTgaaatacatcaataactgtaGACAGGTATTTTTCATAAAGCTCCTAAACGAAAGTCAattgtacaatatttaaaatgttttccgAAGCGTTAATTTTCCTTAAAGATCAATATGAAAAGAAATTCCTTTCCATGGAATTTTGAGTACAAATACTCGCAGCGTGGCTAGTCATGTTTAAAGACGGatccaattaaaaaaaggaaaccactCTTGctttcaattacatgtatttaagtatTGCAGATGTTAACTCTCTCTGTCATGTGCGAGAATGCATCTGGGATTTACAAGTAAATTATGTAATCTGATAGTATAGACCGATCACGTTTTTTCCATTTAAGAACTGAATAACATTTGTCTGCATTCCGTTGATGTATAAACTGCGGGAAATaatttttgattaaaataattttatatcaatattCCGGTTAGGTAACTACATTATCGTATTTTTACTAAATTCCCTTTCCGTTAACGCGTAGTTACGAGCATTCGACTTTCAGTTTCACTGGGCCAGTTAAAATGCCCGAGAAGTTAGCTATTCTTTTAAGACTCTCGTCACCAGGTTTGTTGTTCAAACCCCTCGTCAGGCATTCAATACGAATTAAAATCCTGTGAAAAAAGATGTGATATATTCAACTAGTTCACAATAAGAAACTTACGGGTTTTTTTCTATTGCAGTTTTTATCGAAGAAACCGCTGCCTTTAGTATACTTGCGTAAGACTCGAATTTTCACAAGAGATATCATGGATATGTTCGCCATGGCATAATGCATAAGTTGtccacctagcgatcgggaggtcacgggttcgatccccactcggggagcgtctTCCTCAAAGACACGAAGTaatggttataggcccaggaaacggaatcgagagcgtttTATAAGTCTgagactttcgatgcaattgcgacaaaatgaataggtttaaactaaacaataaaacgtcgtttttattgatactcCAGTAACCATAAAATACAATCAAAAAGGCTTAAGTAAAGTTAAATAATGTAcacgttttaattaaaataattaacgctAGTATTGAAATATCGTATATTTTTGGTACATCACGTAGCACTTAAAGAAAACCGGAAGTTTGTAACGATTTTGATGGAGCGCGTTTAAGCACGTGCATGACACTGTTCTTCGGGCCTATTTTCAAAAGCTGAACAAAATAAACCACACTTGATTTTCCTTCTCTAACTTAAGAAAACAATGTACGTGGCAGTACGGTAATACTAAATAATGTACGAATATGTTGCCGGTTTACATTGGAATATTTCAGCAAATTCCCCAAACACATGTTTGTTACTTATGGTGTTTGTGATTGAAGACAAGaacaaaatagttttaaactatGTGTTGTATTTTTCCGTTTTgcgtttataaatacatgtactcgtATAATGAAATCGCAGTTAATCGCGTTCATAAATTACAAAGCAAGATCTAGGTAAATCAGTCGTCGAAAAGATAGTCAGAAATCACTAAGGACTTGATACAAGCATATGAATGTACAGTATCGGTTACAAGGTTTGTCGAACATTTTGATTGCAAAGGGTATTTACAAACAATTTATGAAACTATTGCGGCATTAAAAGAGGGTCAACGGCTGAACAAATGGGAAAAATCACTGCCGTcttttaatttattacatgaatgtttacttacaTATATGCATCAGCTTAAAGAATCTAATCACCATCGACAGGAGATTCACAAACGACATAAAGTCTGACTCTCTAGCAGTTTAGAGCGTCCAACTGCCCAATATTGACCCGGGTGTCTCCGACTGGGTTTCCGCTACGATCCTGGCAAAAGCACACTGAACCAGTGCATCCGGTGGTGGCGTAGTTTCCGAAGCGGTCACATGAGAACATCCGACCAATAAGACCCGTTTTCTGGTAGGCGTTCTGGTCACGCGCACACTCTGTGTAGGTTATAGAACACGttgtatttaatgttatttttcgtttttttCTGCGTATGATGGCTTGAACACGCATAAAGCTAAACTTTAAATATAACTTATACAGACATGAGTTCAATACTGTTTCAGATAAATGTATTAACAAACGCAAAGAACCTATATGGGACGTGCCctgtgaaaatagggtttaatgcatgtgcgtaaactgtcgtgctagattatcttgtgcagtatgcacaggttaatcagggacgacactttccgccgaaacaagatttttgctaaaatgagactttcttcaaaaaaacattaaagcggtaaatgtcgtccttgattagcctgtgcggattgcacatgctaatctgggacgacacttaacgcacatgcatcaaacctccTTTTAACGGAGCGAGGCTCATACATAATTCGGAAAAGGACACATCTTTAATGTGAATTAATACAAATTgcacatgtaaatttttatattattcaTGAGAAGAGAACCAATTAGTGCTTGTTCGATCGGCGTCCATTTACATCTGTCGCATATCATCCGAACATTTTTGTTTCTACGGACAGCAATTAactaaattgctattttatttttttaaatttataaaaatggtcTTTATTATTCCGGAGTCTACTCTTTTCTTTGGCCGAATATTCGGTTGGTTAACGCAGTCTCAGCAGTTACATTATAGTATACGTGTACTTACGGCAGTCCATATCGACGGCCTCCCACCTGTTCACCGTGAAACCGGCAATCTCAGTGCCGTCGGGGGCAACACAGAAAGCTCTAAAAGATAAACGGCGAGTTTCCGCGTTACATCATACCGGCTGTTAAAAATATAGCTTAAACAGAACAATGAGGCATACTTTTTAAATGGTGTTAGGGTCGACCGACATATTCTAGACAGTCTGTATGATGTCTGGAGCAACGTAGGAAGACCCTAAATATAAGCGAGTCTCACTCAAGAATATTGCGTTAACCTGTGAACAAGCAACTTTaatatgaagttttttttccgtttcatatttgtttgttcTACACGGAAACGTTTTAGGCTAAATATGTTTTGTACTGATACCTTTCCtattcaaaataataatcaataatattaAAGTTAGTGTAGCAATACCGGAAGAAGGACAGAAGTTCTTACCCGGAGCCTTGGTATTGCATCCACTTGAAGTCACCATTTGCGTCACACAGAGGTCGCTCTAGTCCCACAAGCATCCCGTTGGCGGCGGCGAATCGGGCCTCCACTTCCGCTAGCCTGGTGGAGCAGGGACATAGAAACGTTAAATGAACTTAAAGGTGTAATTCGCCTGTATTTCCAATTAAGTTGTATTTAACGTAAGAAGagtttgtttaataattaaaaacattcaaACTGATACATTGGTCTAGCAAGCATAGTATAAGGGTAAGGAGGTCTTTCAATACTAACATTCTTAATAATAATCTAACAATTGCTTGCGTCTAATAGCCCAACTAATGCATATATTACACATACCGAACAATTTTTTAAAACCCATTTaagccttgcgtctagaaaaaaggcattgacaaacaaggtagacccagatgagacgccgcatcatgcggcgtctcatcagggtccgcgctgtttgcttgagggaatttctgtaagaaatattctaaataaaaaaataaactagtcatccctaatttcggaaataaattgatccaataaagaaggatggtagagttcactaggcataaatgggttaatcaggaAGAAAAAAGAACTTTGATGTATTGACACCTAGCCGGTGACAAGTAAATAagtatttctttcaatatagACTTTCTATGTTCAACTACAAGTACTTCATGATGTTGGTCTGCACCTAAAGTTGACCACGTCATAAAGCATATGTCGaagaaatgagtcgcgttctgagaaaactgggcataatgcatgtgcgtaaagtgtcctcccagattagcctgtgcagtccgcacaagctaatcagtgacgacactctccgcttttgtgacatttttcgttttaatgaagtctctttttagcaaaattccaatgtaggcggaaagtgtcgtccctgattagcctgtgcggacctgtACGACTCAAATGTTCTCAGCCAAAAATGTGAACTAGTACTGTCTAGATGATTATTGTGAGTTTACTTTTCTGTTAATTAGTATGTGCCgagttattttattaaactgtGAACGATATTTTTGGTTTCATTAAAAACTGCAAAATATTTCCCATAAACGGATATAATTTCCGTTCAAGACATAATTAGTGGTCCTTATACATCACCCTACACAATACTGCATGACTCACCTGCTTGGCGTTTTTGCATTGCGTAAGTCCAATGAACCTACAAAATGAGAGACACAATTTTTAGCATTTCGTTTGAACGAAAATAATACTTTTTGTGAAAATAACAAACTAGTGCAAGTCGACCGACGACGCTCTGAAATTTATCACGATTTTATTGACCAGGTACAAAATGTATGCTTTTTTATAGGAAGCGTTATATGCTGTTGTCTTATTAAAGCTTCATTCCCAAAATGCCCGTTGGTGCTATTTTGTCAGACTGGCCTTGGATGTCAGGAACATCTGCGATCTGAAAACATCTGGGATGTCAAGATAGatgtttgttgtttatatttattcgACGAACTCGTAGTTATTACGTGGGCAGTAGCTATGCAGTTTATTTCGCCCAATTATGTTGCAACAGGTATCTTTGACACGTGTACACAATACAGGCTTGAAtctacagacagacggacgactGTACCTTAATATTGATAATAGGATATTCTAGTGTACAATATAACAAGTACCCTTTGCTTAACAATTTCATAGACCAGAATATCAGTGGAACTGATGTATATCCCACCCGATGATGCGCATATTAATGTCCGAGTGAATTGTGTTTGAACGTGTAATAATTGAAGGGGCAATAACGTCATGAACATTTATTGGAGCATGTGCCATCCTTTCCCCACCCTGCATATAAAATATCATCGAGTTAGGATCATCAGTTTCTGTGATCTGAGGCATATAAGTAGAATTCATTAGAAAATATCATATAATTTATCAATTGGTAATAACTTCCTGACAATGTATTGTagcgaaacaacaataaaatttattttaagctGAACAACCTTAAAACATGTTCATATGTCTACGCTAGAGGATCGATCCCACGATATGCGCATGCCCACCACCCTAAAAACAGTGCCTTTAAACGTTcgttaaatttgtattattagATCCCGTGCAGAATATGAAActccatttaaaaaaattacgTATTCGTAATCAAAGGGAATAACTCTACTAAAATCAGTGGACCGTAACGATATTATAAGGAAGCGCATGTTCACCATTAGCGTTTACTGCACATAACTTTCCGTCAAATTCGGATTGGAAGTGCATGAAATCTTGAGCAAAACAAAGTGCGACGGACGGAAAGAGagacggacggaaggatggaCATCGAGGTAAGATGAAATGATTATAAGGGATATGTGTTTAATTACTTGAAAATTCGATAACATTATAATTCGGAAAGATCGACAAAAGCGGGACTATTTGCTGCAATCTTGCGACCGGCAGACACGGAGTTTGTTTGCTTATTCATGTTATATTTATCTGAAAGATAACGAAATTAACTTCAAATACTGGTCCGGGACAATAGATGCACATATATCTACGGTGAATCATTATAGGCAATATAATTTGTAGCGTAAGGTAACATTAAAATCCACATCCAATCAGAACGCTGAGACATTTGAACAATAAATAGTTAACTTTGATTTTGTATAACCATTAGGTGTCCACGATATATCGTAGTGCAGGTTCAGTAACATTTTGAAACCAGCTGTGGTCACGCATATGCTTTAGGGATCAGCAATCAAGTGTGCATGCATGTTTATGTAATGCAACAGGGCAGTTAAACATGTAAATTAATTCTATG from Dreissena polymorpha isolate Duluth1 chromosome 10, UMN_Dpol_1.0, whole genome shotgun sequence encodes the following:
- the LOC127847948 gene encoding uncharacterized protein LOC127847948 isoform X2 is translated as MLKVLSLVVLVGWTKGLIVCPPNICDTVDCASVTNDNCNGMVKQNGGFCGCCDSCITQLAEGDSCRATFLLGVPATSECASGLQCDFKTFTCKPLVEKRSTGPCATKLAEVNARLEASQHMLLGLEKPHCDANGDYLGMQFSGSQAYCVTADGTPISGYMVNRWEAGNMDCQCARDQYAYQLTGLIGKLFFCDANGNYAATPAP
- the LOC127847948 gene encoding uncharacterized protein LOC127847948 isoform X1 is translated as MLKVLSLVVLVGWTKGLIVCPPNICDTVDCASVTNDNCNGMVKQNGGFCGCCDSCITQLAEGDSCRATFLLGVPATSECASGLQCDFKTFTCKPLVEKRSTGGDSPCATKLAEVNARLEASQHMLLGLEKPHCDANGDYLGMQFSGSQAYCVTADGTPISGYMVNRWEAGNMDCQCARDQYAYQLTGLIGKLFFCDANGNYAATPAP